One segment of Calditrichota bacterium DNA contains the following:
- the cadA gene encoding cadmium-translocating P-type ATPase, translating to MNKKNEPVGFDGKWYSHPPLRNALIAGAIAVTAFLLTRSGFLSRPVEIALFVTAIVIGGYHWTREGIEDLIKEHEIGIEMLMIFATMGSAILGMWDEAAFLVFLYGAAEGLEEYTYAKTRASIRKLLDLAPKEAHVLRDGKEITLPAVDLKVGDVFIVRPGESIPTDGVIIKGRSNINEAPVTGESVPVHKKEGMRVFAATMNQDGALEIKTTATFEDNTLSKMIHLVEEAQDQKGKAQAFIERFGRKYSPLVLLSAFLMIVIPWALGLSVAFWASRAVVLLVAAAPCALIMSMPVAMAAGIGKAGRSGVLIKGGVHLENLGKIKAIALDKTGTLTKGEPVVTDILAVDGTETDILQLAYSIEKLSEHPLARAIVRKAEELKLHAREVSDFRSIAGYGAQGQINGQKIVVGRQELIGSGAAKESLEHPIQKLRGEGKTVVVVGNENGLQGVIAIRDEIRPDAKAVIDRLHRMGIKVAMLTGDNARTADAFARELGIDDVRAGLKPEDKINAILEIEQKYGPAIMIGDGINDAPALARATVGLAMGVAGTDAAIEAADIALMGDDLNKVPFALTLGKKARRISLQNIVFSLIVLAGLIPTAVAGFLTVAGAVFFHEASELLAVANGLRAGKVAEN from the coding sequence ATGAACAAGAAAAATGAACCGGTCGGTTTCGACGGAAAATGGTACAGCCATCCGCCTCTGCGCAATGCACTCATTGCCGGCGCTATTGCTGTAACCGCCTTTCTGCTGACCCGCAGCGGATTTTTGAGCAGGCCCGTTGAAATTGCGCTATTTGTTACCGCCATTGTGATTGGCGGGTATCACTGGACACGAGAGGGGATTGAAGATCTGATCAAAGAACATGAAATCGGCATCGAAATGCTGATGATTTTTGCCACGATGGGCTCCGCCATTTTGGGCATGTGGGACGAAGCAGCCTTTCTGGTTTTTCTGTACGGGGCCGCTGAAGGACTGGAGGAATACACCTACGCCAAAACACGGGCCTCCATTCGTAAACTGCTGGACCTGGCGCCCAAAGAAGCACATGTCCTTCGCGATGGCAAAGAGATTACCCTTCCGGCAGTGGACCTGAAAGTGGGCGACGTGTTCATCGTGCGCCCGGGAGAATCTATTCCCACTGATGGCGTCATCATTAAGGGCCGCTCCAACATCAACGAAGCGCCCGTTACCGGTGAATCCGTTCCGGTACACAAGAAAGAAGGCATGCGGGTATTTGCTGCCACCATGAATCAGGATGGCGCGCTGGAGATAAAAACCACCGCCACTTTTGAAGACAACACTCTGTCCAAGATGATTCATCTGGTGGAGGAAGCGCAAGACCAAAAGGGAAAAGCCCAGGCATTTATCGAACGCTTCGGGCGCAAGTATTCTCCGCTGGTCTTGTTGAGTGCATTCTTAATGATCGTCATTCCCTGGGCATTGGGGTTGTCCGTGGCGTTTTGGGCCTCGCGGGCCGTGGTTTTGCTGGTGGCGGCAGCACCCTGTGCGCTGATCATGTCCATGCCGGTGGCCATGGCAGCCGGCATCGGTAAAGCCGGGCGCAGCGGCGTGTTGATTAAAGGCGGTGTACATCTGGAAAATCTGGGAAAAATAAAGGCGATTGCATTGGATAAAACCGGTACCCTGACCAAAGGCGAACCGGTTGTTACGGACATCCTGGCTGTGGATGGTACGGAAACAGACATTCTGCAACTCGCCTATAGCATTGAAAAACTGTCTGAACATCCCCTGGCGCGGGCCATTGTGCGTAAAGCTGAAGAATTGAAGCTGCACGCCCGGGAGGTTTCGGATTTCCGTTCCATTGCCGGATACGGCGCACAGGGGCAAATCAACGGACAAAAGATCGTCGTGGGCCGGCAGGAACTGATCGGCAGCGGGGCGGCAAAGGAATCCCTGGAGCACCCGATTCAAAAACTGCGCGGCGAAGGAAAGACCGTTGTTGTGGTGGGTAATGAAAATGGCCTTCAGGGTGTGATTGCCATCCGTGATGAAATCCGCCCCGACGCCAAGGCCGTGATCGATCGTCTGCACCGCATGGGCATTAAAGTGGCCATGCTTACCGGTGATAACGCGCGTACGGCCGATGCCTTTGCCCGGGAATTGGGCATTGATGACGTGCGGGCCGGTTTAAAGCCGGAAGATAAAATCAATGCCATCCTCGAGATTGAGCAAAAATACGGCCCCGCCATCATGATTGGCGACGGCATCAACGATGCCCCGGCCCTGGCGCGGGCCACTGTCGGGTTGGCTATGGGCGTTGCCGGAACGGATGCGGCCATCGAGGCAGCCGACATTGCGCTGATGGGTGACGATCTGAACAAGGTACCCTTTGCACTGACTCTGGGCAAAAAAGCGCGCCGGATCAGCCTTCAAAATATTGTTTTTTCATTGATTGTCCTTGCCGGCTTAATTCCCACAGCGGTTGCGGGTTTTTTGACCGTCGCCGGGGCCGTATTTTTTCACGAAGCATCAGAACTGTTGGCCGTGGCCAACGGCCTGCGGGCAGGCAAGGTGGCAGAAAACTAA
- a CDS encoding NAD(P)/FAD-dependent oxidoreductase, which translates to MTTQPIIYDCVILGAGPAGMTAAIFAQAKGLNVVILEGAEAGGQLKSLYPYKPVYNYPGYSNIPAGNLADRMIEQVKTLNIPLLENRAVEEIRKSDKIIFKISGKNFVVFSRSVILASGLGLSEPRRLDVAGEKELEGKGVEFSIKNVSEWAGKNVSIIGGGNSAIDNAMLLLEQNAQVILIHRTDKLRAEPKSIKKLQQNGVQFYLGWKTGRFKQSNEGQIILEIEKAGQKIFLKIDKVLVNIGLKPNIAFLEKLEVDKKNKQILVNTEMQTSMPGIFGCGDAVSYPGKVRLIVTALGEAATAVNALQRYLKSLPHPVREGELIHGK; encoded by the coding sequence ATGACAACCCAACCAATTATTTATGACTGTGTGATTCTCGGGGCAGGGCCTGCCGGCATGACGGCCGCTATTTTTGCTCAGGCAAAGGGCCTGAATGTAGTTATTCTGGAAGGGGCTGAAGCCGGGGGACAATTGAAAAGTCTCTATCCGTACAAGCCTGTTTACAATTACCCGGGTTACTCAAACATTCCCGCTGGCAATTTGGCAGATCGTATGATTGAACAGGTCAAGACTCTTAATATCCCCCTGCTTGAAAATCGCGCGGTAGAGGAAATCAGAAAATCCGATAAAATTATTTTTAAAATCTCCGGTAAGAATTTTGTTGTTTTTTCACGAAGTGTAATTTTGGCAAGCGGATTGGGACTCTCCGAGCCGAGGCGACTGGATGTCGCCGGAGAAAAGGAGTTAGAAGGAAAGGGAGTTGAATTCAGCATAAAGAATGTTTCCGAATGGGCGGGAAAGAATGTGAGCATAATCGGCGGGGGAAACAGTGCAATTGATAATGCCATGCTGTTGCTTGAACAAAATGCGCAGGTGATCTTGATTCATCGAACGGATAAACTCAGGGCTGAACCCAAAAGCATTAAAAAACTGCAGCAGAATGGTGTCCAATTTTATCTCGGCTGGAAAACGGGGCGATTCAAACAGTCCAATGAAGGGCAGATTATTCTGGAGATTGAAAAGGCGGGCCAGAAGATTTTTCTTAAGATCGATAAAGTCTTGGTTAATATAGGATTAAAACCGAATATAGCGTTTTTGGAAAAGCTTGAGGTGGACAAAAAGAACAAACAAATTTTGGTGAATACAGAAATGCAGACCTCCATGCCAGGCATTTTCGGATGTGGCGACGCCGTTTCGTATCCCGGCAAGGTTCGACTGATTGTGACGGCTTTGGGAGAAGCGGCCACGGCTGTGAATGCTCTGCAAAGGTATTTGAAATCACTTCCGCATCCAGTAAGGGAAGGTGAGCTGATTCATGGAAAATAG
- a CDS encoding P-II family nitrogen regulator, whose translation MKEIKAYIKTNRVEDVVQALQKENVPGITVVEVHPVGYGFDANYFSQAHETAKRYFKITKLEVVANDEDVSTYIDIIQDRAHTGLKGDGIIFVTPIEMAVKIRTGEINAL comes from the coding sequence ATGAAAGAGATTAAGGCTTACATCAAAACCAATCGGGTGGAAGATGTTGTCCAGGCTCTTCAGAAAGAAAATGTACCCGGGATCACGGTCGTTGAGGTTCATCCCGTCGGGTATGGATTTGACGCCAATTATTTCTCTCAGGCGCATGAAACGGCAAAGAGGTATTTCAAAATCACAAAGCTGGAAGTCGTGGCCAATGATGAAGACGTTTCCACGTACATTGATATTATTCAGGATCGCGCTCATACGGGACTAAAAGGGGATGGAATCATTTTTGTTACCCCTATTGAAATGGCCGTAAAGATAAGAACCGGTGAAATTAATGCGTTGTAA
- a CDS encoding T9SS type A sorting domain-containing protein: protein MRIKTIIWSAAFILLVSQIPINAQNMGHHNGEWGADPDSLVTTTFSGIVTIDSSQMMPLYFLDTNHDGNPDYFLIFGPLWYQPANSAATRPADGDSITITGGEHESMTGQWPVVIVYSIDGQFWREPYEPTWNHMQGENDHEMGGEGMCGNHIFGMDHDSLQTVSLNGTALIDSTFMHEQVYLDTNGDGTPDYFLNFGPPWYTPSSGATRPASGDSLSIVGGLLSDSTMSILVVYEINGLAWRDSSQAMSHFGGRWISRTMNHSQRVYAPFDTASWMQINPGWGGSGQWHHGGMMMPDSMYAQMMEVYPQNIPNTDGQNAFAAYEIAFRTSGGSGNMWQGNGCGGHMTFASNFQMQLHYTDQQLQNNHLSETNIQARYWDDDQNHWVTLHSAVVDSQTNTVSIAGQEIGGFVILTAESVPTGVSENDPAIAAEFALQQNYPNPFNPETTIEFSTPKRADVKLTIYNMLGKVVATPFNRVTDAGVHRVQFQAASLPSGIYFYEIRINNRIVGIRKMTLAK from the coding sequence ATGAGAATTAAGACGATAATATGGAGCGCAGCATTTATTTTGCTGGTATCGCAAATTCCGATAAATGCCCAAAACATGGGCCACCATAATGGCGAGTGGGGTGCTGACCCGGACTCTCTTGTCACCACAACGTTCAGCGGAATTGTTACGATTGATTCTTCCCAAATGATGCCGTTGTATTTTTTGGATACAAACCACGACGGGAACCCCGACTATTTCTTGATCTTCGGCCCCCTATGGTATCAACCCGCCAATAGTGCCGCCACCCGGCCTGCGGACGGCGATTCAATCACGATTACCGGCGGTGAGCACGAATCTATGACCGGACAATGGCCTGTTGTTATTGTCTATTCGATCGACGGGCAATTCTGGCGGGAACCGTACGAACCCACGTGGAACCATATGCAGGGGGAAAATGATCATGAGATGGGCGGGGAAGGAATGTGCGGAAATCACATTTTCGGCATGGATCATGACTCTTTACAAACGGTTAGTCTCAATGGAACGGCACTCATCGATTCAACATTTATGCATGAGCAGGTTTATCTGGATACAAATGGCGACGGGACCCCCGATTACTTCCTCAATTTCGGACCGCCCTGGTACACCCCATCCAGCGGAGCCACCCGTCCCGCTTCAGGAGATTCCCTTTCCATCGTGGGCGGACTCCTTTCGGATTCGACCATGTCCATTTTGGTCGTATATGAAATAAATGGTCTGGCCTGGCGGGATTCCTCGCAAGCCATGTCCCATTTTGGCGGACGCTGGATAAGCCGGACTATGAATCATTCTCAAAGGGTTTATGCCCCATTCGACACCGCCAGCTGGATGCAGATCAATCCGGGCTGGGGCGGTTCAGGCCAATGGCATCATGGTGGAATGATGATGCCCGATTCTATGTATGCGCAGATGATGGAGGTCTACCCCCAGAATATCCCAAACACGGATGGACAAAACGCTTTTGCAGCGTATGAAATTGCTTTTCGGACATCCGGCGGATCGGGAAATATGTGGCAGGGAAATGGCTGCGGAGGACACATGACATTCGCATCCAATTTTCAAATGCAGTTGCACTATACGGATCAGCAGCTTCAAAACAACCACCTGTCCGAGACAAATATTCAGGCACGATATTGGGATGATGATCAGAATCACTGGGTCACTCTTCACAGCGCCGTAGTAGACAGCCAGACAAACACGGTCAGCATTGCAGGTCAGGAAATCGGTGGTTTCGTGATCTTAACGGCCGAATCCGTCCCCACGGGCGTTTCCGAAAATGATCCGGCAATTGCGGCTGAATTTGCACTTCAACAGAATTATCCAAATCCCTTCAATCCGGAAACAACCATCGAATTTTCCACGCCCAAAAGGGCGGATGTAAAATTGACCATTTACAATATGCTGGGAAAAGTGGTTGCGACACCTTTTAATCGGGTCACGGATGCAGGTGTACACCGCGTTCAGTTTCAGGCGGCGTCCCTTCCCTCGGGAATTTATTTTTATGAAATTAGGATCAACAACCGGATCGTGGGAATCCGAAAAATGACTCTGGCAAAATAA
- a CDS encoding beta-glucosidase codes for MKEFPENFIWGTATASYQIEGAWLEGGKGLSIWDAFAHTPGKIKNGDTGDVACDHFHRYKEDIARMAEMGLKHYRFSIAWSRIQPAGRGKPNPQGIRFYSDLIDELLDRGITPWVTLYHWDLPLALQLERDGWLNPAMPEIFRDYASICFEHFGDRVKHWITFNEPWVVAILGYGQGIFAPGRVSHSEPYQAGHQILRAHALAVDHYRQKFQPRQGGQIGITNNCDWREPLTDSASDKQAAQRALEFFLGWFTDPIYRGDYPDVMRARVADRLPRFSDRDKDLLSGSTDFFGLNHYTTLYAADSKGKPVSTTPYGNGGISEDQDVRLSADPKWDKTEMGWSIVPWGLRKLLHWIDTRYTHPPVVITENGCACRDRVVDNQVHDPKRIQFLSDYIGEAYQAIREGVDLRGYFLWSFMDNFEWALGFSRRFGIHYVDYNTQKRIPKDSARWYAAVITNNGL; via the coding sequence ATGAAAGAATTTCCGGAGAATTTTATCTGGGGAACGGCAACGGCCAGTTACCAGATTGAAGGCGCCTGGCTCGAGGGTGGGAAGGGACTGTCCATTTGGGATGCTTTTGCCCATACACCCGGGAAAATAAAAAACGGGGATACCGGAGACGTGGCCTGCGACCATTTTCACCGGTACAAGGAGGATATCGCCCGCATGGCCGAAATGGGACTAAAACATTACCGGTTTTCTATTGCCTGGTCCCGCATTCAGCCCGCAGGACGCGGGAAACCCAATCCTCAGGGTATTCGGTTTTACTCCGATTTGATTGACGAACTGCTCGATCGCGGCATCACCCCCTGGGTCACGCTGTACCACTGGGATTTGCCGCTGGCGCTGCAGCTGGAACGGGATGGTTGGCTCAATCCGGCAATGCCTGAAATCTTCAGGGATTACGCTTCCATCTGTTTTGAGCATTTCGGAGACCGCGTGAAGCACTGGATTACATTCAACGAACCCTGGGTAGTGGCTATCCTTGGCTATGGTCAGGGAATTTTTGCGCCGGGCCGGGTTTCCCATTCGGAACCCTATCAGGCAGGGCATCAGATTTTGCGTGCCCACGCCCTCGCCGTCGATCATTACCGTCAAAAATTTCAACCCCGGCAAGGCGGGCAAATCGGCATCACCAACAATTGCGATTGGCGGGAACCGCTGACCGATTCTGCTTCGGACAAGCAAGCCGCCCAGCGGGCGCTGGAATTCTTCCTGGGCTGGTTTACCGATCCCATCTACCGCGGCGACTACCCGGACGTGATGCGGGCTCGCGTGGCGGACCGCCTGCCCCGCTTTTCCGACCGGGACAAGGACTTGCTCTCCGGCTCCACAGATTTTTTTGGCCTCAACCATTACACGACCCTGTATGCGGCCGATTCGAAGGGAAAGCCTGTCTCCACCACCCCTTACGGCAACGGAGGCATCTCAGAGGATCAGGACGTCCGGCTTTCTGCTGATCCCAAATGGGACAAAACAGAAATGGGCTGGAGCATTGTTCCGTGGGGATTACGAAAGCTGCTTCACTGGATCGATACCCGGTACACCCATCCGCCCGTCGTAATCACAGAAAACGGCTGCGCCTGCCGCGACAGGGTTGTGGATAATCAGGTCCATGATCCCAAACGAATTCAATTTCTTTCGGATTACATTGGCGAGGCCTATCAGGCCATTCGGGAAGGCGTCGATCTGCGGGGGTATTTTCTCTGGTCATTTATGGACAATTTCGAATGGGCCCTGGGCTTTTCGCGCCGATTTGGCATCCATTACGTGGATTACAACACACAAAAACGCATTCCAAAAGACTCTGCCCGCTGGTATGCTGCGGTCATCACAAATAACGGATTGTAA
- a CDS encoding MFS transporter, whose protein sequence is MEQSRQTLSVVEKVGYGLGDTATNLVWRTLMVFLPIFYTDVFGITAAAVGTLLLTCRFLDGITDFIMGMIADRTETRWGKFRPWVLWMALPFGIFTVLTFTTPHLGPVGKLIYAYVTYIGLILVYTASNVPYSALMGVMSPNPDDRTSLSSYRFFFAFLGALIVQGFSIYLVQFFGHGNQMLGYKYTMMLFAGMSVVFFLITFFTTRERVKPIKGKHSALKDDLKDLFHNGPWIILFFIGVFFVSMTTLKQGSTMFYFKYYLGRVNLATAFMVINVIAAMIGAALTGPFTRVLGKRGTMKASLLLALISSALLFFAGTQNITAIFILGTLMEFSTGPGITLFFAMLADTADYSEWKNNRRATGLVFSAGTLSIKFGSGVAGALTGGVLAFFGYVANAAQSAHALLGIRLLMSFLPAAAAFLALVIFSFYKIDKNLLIRIQNDLAIRKENAR, encoded by the coding sequence ATGGAACAGTCACGACAAACACTCTCTGTTGTTGAAAAGGTTGGTTACGGATTAGGCGACACGGCCACCAATTTGGTCTGGCGAACACTCATGGTTTTTCTACCCATTTTCTACACGGATGTCTTCGGCATTACCGCTGCGGCCGTCGGCACCCTCTTGCTGACCTGCCGTTTTCTGGACGGCATTACAGATTTCATTATGGGCATGATCGCCGATCGCACGGAAACCCGCTGGGGGAAATTCCGCCCCTGGGTTTTGTGGATGGCCCTTCCCTTTGGGATCTTCACCGTTTTGACCTTCACCACACCCCACCTGGGCCCCGTCGGAAAACTGATTTATGCTTACGTGACCTATATCGGACTCATTCTGGTTTACACGGCCAGCAATGTCCCCTATTCCGCCCTGATGGGCGTGATGTCGCCCAACCCCGACGACCGAACCAGTCTCTCTTCCTACCGCTTCTTTTTTGCATTTCTGGGTGCCCTGATTGTCCAGGGCTTCAGCATTTATCTGGTTCAATTTTTCGGGCACGGCAACCAGATGCTGGGCTACAAATACACCATGATGCTTTTCGCCGGGATGAGCGTCGTCTTTTTCTTGATCACCTTTTTTACAACGCGTGAACGCGTAAAACCCATCAAAGGCAAACACTCTGCGCTCAAGGATGATTTAAAAGATCTCTTCCACAACGGTCCCTGGATTATATTGTTTTTTATAGGCGTTTTTTTTGTTTCGATGACCACCCTCAAGCAGGGTTCCACGATGTTTTATTTCAAATACTACCTGGGGAGAGTGAACCTGGCAACGGCATTTATGGTTATTAATGTGATTGCAGCGATGATTGGCGCGGCCCTTACCGGGCCCTTTACGCGCGTGCTGGGAAAACGAGGTACCATGAAAGCCAGTCTGCTGCTGGCGCTCATCAGCAGCGCACTTTTATTTTTCGCCGGAACCCAAAACATCACGGCCATTTTTATTCTGGGCACCCTGATGGAATTTTCAACCGGTCCGGGAATCACGTTGTTTTTCGCCATGCTGGCCGATACCGCTGATTACTCCGAATGGAAAAACAACCGCCGCGCCACAGGATTGGTTTTTTCGGCAGGAACGCTTTCCATAAAATTCGGTTCCGGTGTGGCTGGCGCCCTCACCGGAGGCGTTCTGGCCTTTTTTGGCTACGTCGCTAATGCCGCTCAGTCCGCCCATGCCCTGCTGGGCATCCGACTGCTGATGAGTTTTCTCCCGGCCGCTGCCGCTTTTTTGGCCCTGGTCATCTTTTCATTTTATAAGATTGATAAGAATCTACTGATCCGGATTCAAAACGATTTGGCCATTCGAAAAGAAAACGCGCGGTAG
- a CDS encoding carboxyl transferase, whose amino-acid sequence MPKNPEENTSASKSEKDSWQKEVEEIEARKNLAYRMGGQKNVQRQHDEGKMTVRERIDALVDKNSFQETGVQAGVARYEKNTLTEFIPCPIVMGLAKINGQRVAVHGDDFTIKGASVGRLYKSKLAYITKMARELRLPVVRLLDGAGGTIKEIAEIGYTELPTVNDVAAQHMAELLSMVPVASIGLGPVSGIGALLMVNSHFSVMVKEKSHVFVGGPPLVKWAFGETISKEDLGGYRIHTRGSGVVDNEADSEKDAFEQTKRFLSYLPANVWEMPQRREMAGDSCDRRDEELLSIVPRNGKKPYDMRKIIRLIFDKDSVFEIGKYQGRSQITALARLNGYSVGVLANDPRFRAGSFAWDVGEKFQRFVDMCDTFHIPIVNLVDQPGFFIGREAELNGTIRKGVRASFAVLQATIPWATVYIRKCFGVAGAAQSNPNQLNWRYAWPSAVWGNIPVEGGVYAAHRKEIESAPNPMAYVNELMEMYRGFASPFRTAEAFGIPDIIDPRNTRKLLCDWIEMVYPIEKTRLGIKTRGMRC is encoded by the coding sequence ATGCCGAAAAATCCGGAAGAAAATACGTCGGCCTCGAAATCCGAAAAGGATTCCTGGCAAAAAGAAGTGGAAGAAATTGAGGCTCGCAAAAATCTGGCCTACCGGATGGGAGGCCAGAAAAATGTTCAGCGTCAGCACGATGAGGGCAAAATGACGGTTCGGGAGCGGATTGATGCCCTGGTCGATAAAAATTCGTTTCAGGAAACCGGTGTGCAGGCTGGAGTGGCCAGGTACGAAAAGAACACCCTCACTGAATTTATCCCCTGTCCGATTGTAATGGGGCTGGCAAAAATCAACGGGCAGCGAGTGGCGGTGCACGGAGACGATTTTACCATCAAGGGGGCTTCTGTAGGACGACTTTACAAGTCGAAGCTGGCGTACATCACAAAAATGGCCCGCGAATTGCGCCTGCCGGTTGTGCGATTGCTGGACGGTGCCGGTGGCACCATCAAGGAGATCGCAGAAATCGGTTACACAGAACTACCCACCGTAAACGATGTGGCCGCTCAGCACATGGCCGAGCTGCTCTCCATGGTACCGGTGGCGTCCATCGGACTGGGACCTGTGTCGGGAATTGGTGCACTTTTGATGGTTAATTCCCATTTTTCAGTCATGGTAAAAGAGAAAAGCCATGTGTTTGTGGGAGGGCCGCCTCTGGTCAAATGGGCTTTTGGCGAAACCATTTCCAAAGAAGATTTGGGAGGCTATCGGATTCACACGCGAGGCAGCGGTGTGGTGGACAATGAGGCCGATTCGGAAAAGGATGCGTTTGAACAGACCAAACGATTTTTAAGCTATTTGCCTGCCAATGTCTGGGAAATGCCGCAAAGGCGGGAAATGGCAGGGGATTCATGCGACAGGCGGGATGAGGAGCTCCTTTCAATTGTACCAAGAAACGGCAAAAAACCTTACGACATGCGAAAAATCATTCGCCTGATTTTTGATAAGGATTCGGTTTTTGAAATCGGAAAGTACCAGGGGCGTTCTCAGATTACCGCACTGGCACGGTTGAATGGGTATTCGGTGGGTGTACTGGCAAACGATCCCCGTTTCCGGGCCGGTTCCTTTGCCTGGGATGTGGGGGAAAAATTCCAGCGTTTCGTGGACATGTGCGACACCTTTCACATTCCGATTGTTAATCTGGTAGATCAGCCGGGGTTTTTTATTGGCAGGGAGGCCGAACTGAACGGCACGATTCGCAAAGGAGTGCGGGCCAGTTTTGCTGTGCTTCAGGCGACTATCCCCTGGGCCACAGTGTACATTCGGAAGTGCTTTGGCGTGGCCGGAGCAGCGCAATCCAATCCTAATCAGCTTAACTGGCGGTATGCCTGGCCCTCGGCCGTGTGGGGAAATATTCCGGTGGAAGGCGGGGTTTACGCCGCGCACCGAAAGGAAATCGAATCAGCGCCGAACCCGATGGCTTATGTAAACGAGCTGATGGAAATGTATCGTGGATTTGCCTCTCCGTTTCGCACGGCCGAAGCGTTTGGTATTCCCGATATCATCGATCCCCGGAATACACGGAAGCTCTTGTGTGACTGGATTGAGATGGTTTATCCCATTGAAAAGACACGATTGGGAATCAAAACCCGCGGCATGCGGTGCTAA
- a CDS encoding acetyl-CoA carboxylase biotin carboxyl carrier protein subunit — MQGNSEVTAPMPGFIRTILVQVGDVVNEDDELMIIEAMKMENPILAPKSGVVKEIRVKEKDQVDTSTVLALIE; from the coding sequence ATGCAGGGAAATAGCGAGGTAACAGCTCCAATGCCCGGTTTTATTCGGACAATTCTGGTGCAGGTGGGAGACGTTGTAAATGAAGACGATGAATTAATGATCATTGAAGCGATGAAAATGGAAAATCCGATTCTGGCTCCGAAATCCGGGGTGGTAAAGGAGATTCGGGTGAAAGAAAAAGACCAGGTAGACACGTCCACTGTTCTGGCACTTATTGAATGA